In one window of Clupea harengus chromosome 4, Ch_v2.0.2, whole genome shotgun sequence DNA:
- the LOC105898912 gene encoding protein-L-isoaspartate O-methyltransferase domain-containing protein 2, which yields MGGAVSAGEDNDELIDNLKEAHYIRSDLVERAFRAIDRADYYLEEYRDNAYKDLAWRHGNIHLSAPCIYSEVMEALDLQPGLSFLNLGSGTGYLSTMVGLILGPFGVNHGVELHADVIEYAYQKLDLFIKTSDSFDKFEFCEPVFVAGNCLEIPPDSRQYDRVYCGAGVQREHESYMKNLLKVGGVLVLPLEEKLTKITRTGQNSWETKKIIAVSFAPLVQPRQDTNGKARTVPLPMFEVRSLQDLARLAIRHTLRATSGAPEGRSKGRVSFPGARAMHRYGPRFKRRRLHRRRVDSLILRDSAIPSLVELRAHGAPRESEDGEEEEEEGRGRGGRGGGNGGRRGKGVRGEEEQEDEEEQAARDEEDEEEEEKGKGEPQGEPPVNILRERILGLPLPEPLKMYLLYYREK from the exons ATGGGGGGAGCGGTGAGTGCAGGGGAGGACAACGACGAACTGATTGACAACCTGAAGGAGGCGCACTACATCCGCTCGGACCTGGTGGAGCGTGCCTTCCGAGCCATCGACCGCGCCGACTACTACCTGGAGGAGTACCGCGACAATGCCTACAAGGACCTGGCCTGGAGACACGGGAACATCCACCTCTCGGCGCCCTGTATCTACTCGGAGGTGATGGAGGCCCTGGACCTGCAGCCGGGCCTGTCCTTCCTCAACCTGGGCAGCGGCACTGGCTACTTGAGCACCATGGTGGGCCTCAtactgg GACCGTTTGGAGTGAATCATGGAGTGGAGCTGCATGCAGATGTGATAGAGTATGCCTACCAGAAACTGGACCTCTTCATTAAAACCAGTGACAGCTTTGACAA ATTTGAGTTCTGTGAGCCCGTATTTGTGGCGGGCAACTGCCTGGAGATCCCCCCAGACAGCAGACAGTATGATCGGGTGTACTGTGGAGCAGGGGTCCAGCGCGAGCACGAGAGCTACATGAAGAACCTGCTGAAGGTGGGGGGCGTCCTGGTGCTGCCCCTGGAGGAGAAG CTGACCAAGATCACCCGCACAGGCCAAAATTCCTGGGAGACCAAAAAGATCATCGCCGTGTCCTTTGCACCACTGGTGCAGCCAAGACAAGATACCAATGGCAAAGCCAGGACTGTGCCACTAC CCATGTTTGAGGTGCGGTCGCTGCAGGACCTGGCCCGCCTGGCCATCCGGCACACGCTCAGGGCCACGTCCGGGGCGCCCGAGGGCCGCAGCAAGGGCCGTGTGTCGTTTCCGGGGGCTCGCGCCATGCACCGATACGGGCCACGCTTCAAGCGCCGGCGCCTGCACCGTCGGCGCGTGGACTCGCTCATCCTGCGCGACTCGGCCATCCCGTCGCTCGTCGAGCTGAGGGCACATGGGGCGCCGAGGGAGAgcgaggatggagaggaggaggaagaggaggggcgggggagaggaggacgaggaggaggcaACGGCGGACGGCGGGGGAAAGGCGttaggggggaggaggagcaggaggacgaggaggagcaGGCAGCCCGAgacgaggaggatgaggaagaggaggagaaaggcaaGGGCGAGCCCCAGGGCGAACCGCCTGTCAACATCCTGCGCGAGAGGATTCTGGGATTGCCCCTGCCCGAGCCGTTGAAGATGTACCTTCTGTACTACCGTGAGAAGTGA